GGTATTTGCCAAGCAGAAGAATTATTAGGGATGAGTGCCCAACAAATTCATGCTTTAATTTTTACCCCTGGTTTTACCACCCGAACCGTTGTTACCGAAGTATCAGGACGGGGGGTTGGTATGGATGTGGTACGAACCAACGTTGAACGATTAAAAGGAATTATTCAAGTTGATTCTTCTCCGGGAAAAGGTTGTTTATTTCGGATTCAATTAGGCACAACCTTAGCTACTGCTCATGTTTTAATTGTGTCGGTTCAGGGCATTTCTTATGCCATTCCTGTAGAATTTGTTCAAATGACTCGGCTGGTGATGTCCACTGAAATTTTTGCAATTGAAGGGCGAGAAACGATTGTTTTTGAAGATCAACCTATTTCTGTAGCCAAACTCGCAGATTTATTAGAAATTCGTTTAATTCAATCTGAAAGGGCATCGGAAAAAATATCGTCTACCGAGACAAAATCTCGCAGTTCGGCTTCCTCATCATTCCTTCAAAGTTTCGCTCAAACTTCCCCTTCAGTTGGGGGAAATGGGCTATCCATGCCTGCGGGTAATCTCGAACAAAGTTTCTCCCCTCGAACCTTGAACAAGACTGAAAATTCTGAACCTGTTGATGTTTCTTTACCTTGCATTATTCTGAAAGTTGGGGAAGAGAAATTAGGATTATTTGTTGATGCTTTAATTGATGAGCAGGATGTTGTGTTAAAACCCCAAAGTCAATTATTAAAGCGGGTCAGAAATGTTGCAGGTGCAACGATTTTAGGAACGGGGGAAGTGTGTATTATTTTAAGCCCCCAAGACTTAATCAAATCCATTCGCAAACAAGCTGGTGTAATTCCCTCTCCAACTCGGCGAGCGCCTTTAAATATTCAGGAGTCTTCCTCCCATAAACCGGTAATTTTATTAGTAGAAGATTCCATTGCTACTCGTACCCAAGAGAAACGAATTTTAGAATCTGCGGGTTATGAAGTGGTCACGGCTGTTGATGGGTTAGATGGGTTTAATAAGCTCACGGCTCGTGCCTTTGATGCTGTGGTTTCTGATATCCAAATGCCTAATCTTGATGGGTTAAGTTTAACCGCCAAAATTCGACAAAATCAAGACTATAGTGAACTGCCGATTATTCTTGTTACCTCCCTGGCGTCGGATGAAGATAAACGTAAAGGAGCAGAAGCAGGAGCAAATGCTTATATTACCAAAGCCTCCTTTAATCAGGAAGTGTTGATAGAGACTTTAAAAAGACTGGTATGATCAAAGTCAGTGTTGACCGTTGATCGTTAACCGTCAACTGACAACTGACAATCACTTGACAAATGCCAATTCGAGTTCTCCTTGTTGAAGATTCGACCGTTGCTTTAATTATTCTGAAACGAATTTTATCGATTTCTCCAGACCTTTGTATTGTGGGAACGGCTCAAACCGGTAAGGAAGCATTAACATTAGTTCCCACTTTACAACCGGACGTGATTTGTACCGATTTTCATATGCCCCAAATGAATGGGCTGGAATTTATCCAGGAAGTTATGGTACTTTATCCTCGTCCAATTTTAGTGATTAGTGCCTCCGTTCAAACCGATGATACCCATAATGTTTTTCAACTGTTAAATGCTGGGGCTGTTGATGTCTTTCCCAAACCCAAAACAGGTTTAGCTTCTGATTATGAGTTAATTGGACAGGAATTAATTCAAAAAATTAAAGTGCTTTCTGGGGTGAAAGTTTTTACTAAACATCGTAAATCTCAACAGACGTTAAATCCCTTACCCTTGAATAACCGCCTCTCTATTCCTCCTGCTCCTTCCCCCTTACCCGTCACAAGAACAATAGGTTCTTCCCCTACCTCTATTTCAAATTGGACTGATACCCCAAAGGTTCCGTTTGTTTCTTCTAAAATCATTAAAATGCTGGCGATTGGTGCCTCGACGGGTGGCCCCCAAGCATTACATACTATTT
The sequence above is a segment of the Planktothrix tepida PCC 9214 genome. Coding sequences within it:
- the cheB gene encoding chemotaxis-specific protein-glutamate methyltransferase CheB; amino-acid sequence: MPIRVLLVEDSTVALIILKRILSISPDLCIVGTAQTGKEALTLVPTLQPDVICTDFHMPQMNGLEFIQEVMVLYPRPILVISASVQTDDTHNVFQLLNAGAVDVFPKPKTGLASDYELIGQELIQKIKVLSGVKVFTKHRKSQQTLNPLPLNNRLSIPPAPSPLPVTRTIGSSPTSISNWTDTPKVPFVSSKIIKMLAIGASTGGPQALHTILTQLPSNFPVPVVCVQHISEGFLQGLVTWLDGECHLSIKIATPGELPHAGCVYFAPEGHHLEFSRNGRFAYSTAPPLAGHRPSVTTTLESVAQFYGSNSAGILLTGMGRDGADGMKAIAEVGGLTIAQNQDSCVVFGMPAEAIALGAAQYILSVNEIAPFLLNRVKGLS